In Sciurus carolinensis chromosome 17, mSciCar1.2, whole genome shotgun sequence, one genomic interval encodes:
- the Vipr1 gene encoding vasoactive intestinal polypeptide receptor 1 isoform X5 encodes MAQGCSKMWDNLTCWPATPRGQVVVLACPLIFKLFSPIQGRNVSRSCTDEGWTQLEPGPYPIACGLDDKASSLDEQQQTMFYNSVKTGYTIGYSLSLATLLVATAILSLFRKLHCTRNYIHTHLFVSFILRAAAVFIKDLALFDSGDSDHCSEGSVGCKAAVVFFQYCVMANFFWLLVEGLYLHTLLAVSFFSERKYFWGYILIGWGVPSTFTMVWTIIRIQFEDYGCWDTINSSLWWIIKAPILTSILVNFVLFICIIRILVQKLRPPDIGKNDSSPYSRLAKSTLLLIPLFGVHYIMFAFFPDNFKAEVKMVFELVVGSFQGFVVAILYCFLNGEVQAELRRKWRRWHLQGVLGWNPKHQHPWGGSSGATCSTQVSMLTRVSPSARRSSSFQAEVSLV; translated from the exons TGGGACAATCTTACCTGCTGGCCGGCCACCCCTCGGGGCCAAGTGGTCGTCTTGGCCTGTCCCCTCATCTTCAAGCTCTTCTCCCCCATTCAAG GCCGCAATGTGAGCCGCAGCTGCACGGATGAGGGCTGGACACAACTGGAGCCCGGCCCCTACCCTATTGCCTGTGGCTTGGATGACAAGGCATCGAGTTTGGATGAG cagcagcagACTATGTTCTACAATTCCGTGAAGACTGGCTACACTATCGGCTATAGCCTGTCCCTTGCCACGCTTCTGGTTGCCACGGCTATCTTGAGCCTGTTCAG GAAGCTGCACTGCACGAGGAACTACATCCACACGCACCTCTTCGTCTCCTTCATCCTGCGGGCTGCTGCCGTCTTCATCAAAGACTTGGCCCTCTTCGACAGCGGAGACTCAGACCACTGTTCTGAGGGCTCG GTGGGCTGTAAGGCAGCCGTGGTCTTTTTCCAGTACTGTGTCATGGCCAACTTCTTCTGGCTGCTGGTGGAGGGCCTCTACCTGCACACCCTGCTTGCCGTCTCCTTCTTCTCCGAGCGGAAGTACTTCTGGGGGTACATACTCATCGGCTGGG GGGTGCCCAGCACATTCACCATGGTGTGGACCATCATCAGGATCCAGTTTGAGGATTATGG GTGCTGGGACACCATCAACTCCTCATTATGGTGGATCATAAAAGCCCCCATCCTCACCTCCATCTTG GTGAACTTCGTCCTATTCATTTGCATCATCCGAATCCTGGTTCAGAAACTGCGGCCCCCCGATATCGGGAAGAATGACAGCAGTCCATACTC GAGGCTGGCCAAGTCCACGCTCCTGCTGATCCCCCTGTTTGGAGTGCACTACATCATGTTTGCCTTCTTCCCAGACAACTTTAAGGCTGAAGTGAAAATGGTCTTTGAGCTCGTCGTGGGGTCTTTCCAG GGTTTTGTAGTGGCCATCCTCTACTGCTTTCTCAATGGTGAG GTGCAGGCTGAGCTGCGGCGGAAGTGGCGGCGCTGGCACCTGCAGGGCGTTCTGGGTTGGAACCCCAAACACCAGCACCCGTGGGGAGGCAGCAGCGGCGCCACGTGCAGCACGCAGGTCTCTATGCTGACGCGCGTCAGCCCCAGCGCGCGCCGCTCCTCCAGCTTCCAGGCCGAAGTCTCCCTGGTCTGA